From one Lolium rigidum isolate FL_2022 chromosome 4, APGP_CSIRO_Lrig_0.1, whole genome shotgun sequence genomic stretch:
- the LOC124647910 gene encoding F-box/LRR-repeat protein At2g42730-like gives MEAAVAALEAAAKRTARAASAAKEAAVAASAAATEAAGVASAAKEAVAAALATAEQAAAASSRAKEVAMAAEAAAKESAADAAATAEELAAAMRYSKKRRFHHGGSGGGNPDDRRNLDFISALPDEVLGSIISLLPTKDGARTQAISRRWLPLWRSAPLNLEVSFKQGIKNIKLIALVSKILSKHRGHARRLHLFLFNPTDIPARGGESKIDGWLRSQVLDGLQKLDFIYRNMDMPLSVFRFAPTLRFARFSCCNFPESVSALRLKFPCLKQLTLHMVTTTDGLHSMLTGCTALESLELSQICGKGGLCISSQTLRSIAFSADDKNEGDIFHLVIKEAPALERLLPLSFYEGQATIRVIRAPKLEIFGLLSEGMPKVQFGTTIFEKMIAVSLSTKIHTMKVLVLVSIGPNLDEVLDFLKCFPSLVRLYVISHPTKDIVRKYGPLDSIQCLELSLKKLVLMNYDGSKRSSVDFARFFILNTKMLKEMEIQVLNNGNDDWMTNQHKQLCVENRASLDARIELKIKDKKSFMRVDTHDLSMADPFAFMSYNQYYKMGWCSY, from the exons ATGGAGGCCGCCGTGGCGGCATTGGAGGCAGCCGCGAAGAGGACCGCTCGAGCGGCCTCGGCTGCGAAAGAGGCTGCGGTGGCGGCCTCGGCCGCTGCGACGGAGGCTGCAGGGGTGGCCTCGGCTGCGAAGGAGGCTGTTGCGGCGGCCTTGGCTACTGcagagcaggcggcggcggcatcgtcgaGAGCGAAAGAggttgcgatggcggcggaggcTGCCGCGAAAGAGTCGGCAGCTGATGCAGCGGCGACCGCggaggagctggcggcggcgatgCGCTATTCTAAGAAGCGTAGATTCCATCACGGAGGGAGTGGCGGCGGCAACCCCGATGACAGGAGAAACCTCGATTTCATCAGCGCCCTCCCTGACGAGGTCCTTGGCAGCATCATCTCCCTCCTCCCCACCAAGGACGGGGCCCGCACACAGGCTATCTCTCGCCGGTGGCTTCCCCTCTGGCGCTCCGCGCCGCTTAATCTCGAGGTTTCGTTTAAACAGGGTATAAAGAACATCAAGCTCATCGCCTTGGTCTCGAAGATCCTCTCTAAACACCGTGGCCATGCCCGCCGATTACATCTCTTCTTGTTCAACCCCACTGACATCCCTGCGCGCGGCGGGGAGAGCAAGATCGATGGTTGGCTTCGGTCTCAAGTGCTCGACGGCCTACAGAAGCTTGATTTCATCTACAGGAACATGGACATGCCACTGTCAGTGTTCCGCTTTGCTCCCACGCTCCGTTTCGCTAGATTCAGCTGTTGCAATTTCCCTGAATCAGTTTCAGCTCTGCGTCTGAAATTCCCATGCCTCAAGCAGCTCACCCTGCACATGGTCACCACTACGGATGGCCTCCACAGCATGCTCACTGGCTGCACTGCCTTGGAAAGCCTTGAGCTGAGCCAAATTTGTGGCAAAGGTGGCCTTTGCATTAGCTCCCAAACTCTTAGGAGCATAGCCTTCTCCGCTGACGATAAAAACGAAGGCGATATTTTTCACCTAGTCATCAAAGAAGCCCCTGCTCTTGAAAGATTGCTACCACTCTCTTTTTATGAGGGTCAAGCGACCATCCGGGTAATTCGGGCACCTAAACTGGAGATATTTGGTTTGCTATCTGAAGGCATGCCCAAAGTCCAGTTTGGAACAACAATTTTTGAG AAAATGATTGCTGTCAGCTTAAGTACCAAAATTCATACCATGAAGGTTTTGGTTCTTGTCTCTATTGGCCCTAATCTGGATGAAGTTCTTGACTTCCTCAAGTGCTTCCCCTCCTTGGTGAGGCTgtatgtcatt TCACAcccaacaaaggacattgtgaggAAGTACGGCCCATTGGATTCAATTCAGTGCCTTGAGCTTAGTCTAAAGAAATTGGTGTTAATGAATTACGATGGTAGCAAGAGGTCATCTGTTGACTTTGCAAGGTTCTTTATTTTGAATACTAAAATGCTAAAAGAAATGGAAATCCAAGTTCTTAACAACGGAAACGACGACTGGATGACCAATCAACACAAGCAGCTATGTGTGGAAAATAGAGCTTCTCTAGATGCTCGAATtgaactgaaaattaaagataagAAAAGCTTCATGCGCGTGGATACCCATGATTTGTCAATGGCTGATCCATTTGCCTTCATGTCCTACAATCAATACTACAAGATGGGTTGGTGTTCATACTAA